GCATCGCCCCAACGCTCAATATGAGTATTGATACTGCCAATATCTATGAGTCTAGCAAACAGCGCTTGCATGATTTGGGTGCGTTATTTGGCAAAAGCGATCAAGCCTTGAAGCTGCAACAGGATATCGACGGTCTTATTGATGAGACGAAAACAGCGACCAAAGATAAAGGCAATGGCTTGGTCATCATGGTTAATGGTAATAAGTTGTCTGCTTACGGTGATAAGTCACGTTTTGGCTTTATCCATACCGTACTTGGCGTACCTATGGTAGATAATCAGATAAAAGACGCCGATCATGGTCAGCCGGTTTCCTTTGAATACTTGCAAAAAACCAACCCTGACTGGCTGTTTGTGATTGACCGTAGCGCGGCTATCGGTGAAGAAAGCGTTGGTGCAAAAGCCGTCTTGGACAATCCATTAGTCGCGCAAACGACGGCTTGGAAAAAGAATCAAGTGGTCTATCTAAGCCCAGATTCATACCTAGCATTTGGTGGTTATTATCAGTGGATGCAAGATTTGACCGCGATTAAAACGGCATTTAGCCAAGCAAAGTAAACATTTTTATTCGTTGAAAAACAGACGTAAGTGCCCATTCTTGCGTCTACCCTTTACGCCAGCCATAAGTTAGCAGCCGTTATGCCCCTATTTTCTAATCACGCTACTAATATTGATAACGCTAATAGTGATAAATCTATATCTTCTGTACCCTCAAGATGGCAGCAGAAGGTAAATGGTGATTTAAACTCTAAATCACGCCACGCAAAAATAGCACCTTGGTTAATCAATACCGCAAGCTTTGTCATCATGGGAATGTTGGTATTGCTAAGTTTATCTATTGGAGTTGCTGACTTTTCATGGTCAGGTGTTTTTCATAGCCTCGCCAATCATAGTGCCAACTTAGACAGCTCACTGATGCTGGTCAGCCGCTTACCGCGGACGATTGCTATTATTTTGACCGGTATTGCCATGGCAGTGGCTGGGATGATTATTCAAGTGGTACTCAAGAATCGCTTTGTAGAGCCGTCTATGGTCGGCGCAACTCAAAGCGCTGCCCTTGGCTTATTGGTGGTGAGTCTGTTCTTTCCGGCCAGCGCGCTAATTATAAAGATGAGTGTGGCAACCATTGCGGCAGTATTTGGCATGATGCTCTTTATGCTGCTGATTCATCGTATTCCGCCGACAGATTTCTTGATGATTCCGTTGATTGGTATTGTCTTTGGCGGGATTATTGATGCTATTACTACCTTTATTGCCTATCAAACGGAAACGTTACAGATGCTCAGCGTTTGGCAATTTGGTGACTTCTCAAGCGTGTTGTCAGGACGGTATGAGCTGTTATGGTTGACTGGTGTGCTATGTATTATCGCCTATATTATCGCCGATAAGCTGACCATTATTGGCTTGGGCGATAATATTGCTTTAAATTTGGGTATCAGTAAGCGTCATGTGACGTGGATTGGCGTTGGTATGGTCGCCATGATGAGTGCCGTGGTCGTCGTGACAGTTGGCATGATTCCTTTTATTGGTTTGGTCGTGCCAAATATCGTCAGTCGCATTATGGGCGATAAGCTCAGGCGCAGCTTGCCAGCGGTCGCGTTATTGGGCGCTTCAGCGGTATTGCTTTGCGATATTATCGGGCGCTCGATTCGCTATCCGTTCGAGATTCCGGTAGCGACCGTCTTTGGTGTGGTCGGAACGGTGGTGTTTTTATGGATCTTATTACGTGCGCCTGCTGAGTCCTAAATGAGTTAGATTATCTAAGTTATCGTTGTTTTACTTGCCATTCTCTTTTATAAGATTAGCGTATGTTTTTACCTTCTGCCTCGTCTGGTCAAACGACTGATGCTACTATTGATAGTGCTAAGAGTGCTACCGCCAACCTGAACCCATTAGCAAAATTCTGGGCAAAGCTAGGGTTAGCTATCAGTCAACAGCCTAAATCTGTTGCGGCTCTTGTTTTATTAATCTCCGCCATTTTATTTTTAACCGTCAATGTCCATGGGCATTGGGATTTTGCCCTGCCACTACGGGGTAAAAAACTATTGGCGCTGATGGTGGTCGGCTATGCAATTGGCGTCTCTACTCTGCTTTTCCAGACTTTAACCCATAACCCTATCCTCACGCCCTCATTATTGGGCTTTGACTCACTTTATGTGCTATTGCAAAGTCTATTGGTATTTTTCTTAGGGGCGATTAGCTTCACCAGTCTTCATCCGATGGCCAAATTTTCGCTTGAGATTGTATTGATGTTTGGCGCGTCGTTATTACTGTTTAAATTACTGTTTTCCAAAAGCAGTCAGGATTTAACGCGGCTGATATTGGTAGGGGTTATTTTTGGAGTCTTGTTTCGCAGCTTATCAGCCCTGATTGCGCGACTGATTAATCCAGATGATTTTGTGGTGGTGCAATCGGCAAGTTACGCGCAGTTTAATACGGTCAATCCGCAGCTATTAGTCATCAGTCTATTTATTTGTGTCGTAAGTGCGCTATTTATTTGGCGCTGGCGGTATCAATGTGATGTGCTGATGTTGGGTAAAGCGCAGGCAACTAATCTCGGTATTAACTATCAACGTTTGGCATTTGGGCTATTAACCGTCATCGCGGTATTGGTCGCTACAGCTACGGCGTTGGTCGGTCCAGTGACCTTTTTTGGCTTATTGGTCTGCGCTCTAACCAATCGACTGGCGCGCCATATGTATCATAGCGAACGGCTCATTTTAGTGAGTTTAGTAGCGATGATTTGCTTGGTAATTGGTCAAACGCTCTTTGAACAAGTGCTCGGTATGGCAGGCGTATTATCAGTCGTTATTGAGCTGGCAGGCGGCTTGGTATTTCTAGCATTGATATTTATGAGCCAGCGGCGCTCGAACTAAAAACTCTAATCACTTATTAAACATTCAGCTAAAAAAGAAGCATTATGATAAAAATAACGGGTGTATCGCATCATATTGGCAAGCAGCAGATTTTGCATGATATCAACTTATTATTGCCACCGTCACAAGTCATCGCTTTAATTGGTCCCAATGGTGCCGGTAAATCGACGTTATTTTCGGTGATGGCGCGGTTGCAATCCTTGCAAAGCGGACAGGTTAGCTTTGCTGTAGATAATGAGGAACGTGATATTGTTCAATGCGATGCGCGTACCCTTGCGACAACGGTAGCAATGCTCAGTCAAGACAATCAAGTACAAGGGCGGCTGCGGGTACATGAATTACTGATGTTTGGGCGCTATCCGTATCATCAAGGACGACCTACGGCAAGCGATCAGAAACAAGTGGCTGAGATTATCGAACGCTTTGAGCTAGAGCCATTAGCTGAGCGTTTTTTATCTGCCTTATCGGGTGGACAGCGGCAACGGGTGCTGATTGCGATGATTGTTTGCCAAGATACACCGTATTTATTGCTTGATGAGCCGCTAAATAATCTCGATATGTATCATTCCGGACGCTTGATGCGTGAGCTGCGTGAGTTAAGTCATAGCCAGCAAAAAACCGTGGTCATTGTCCTTCATGACATCAATCAAGCCGCCCAGTTCGCTGATACGGTGGTGACCATGAAGGACGGTCAAGTACAAGCTATTGGATGTCCGGTCGATGTCATTACCCAACAAACCATGAAAGATCTCTATAACGTTGATGTGACGGTACTTAATCATCAAGGTCGTCCGGTAATCGTGGATGCGGCTTAAAATCGTACTTGTAAACGGCTTTGTCACTTTGACACCAATTTTATCTCAGCTTTCGCAAAGATTTTAAGCGTTGCTGTCGACCTTTCCACCACAAATATACCCCAGTACCAGACAAGACAGCAACGGCTAGTCCAATCAATGCCAAGAATATTTGATATGCTAAATGACCGACACCATGACTGATATGTCCCATATGTAAGGTGGATAGCCATTGGTCAGCTTTATGACCAAATGAGGCGTTTTGATAAGCAAAATTTATTTTCTCAACGCTACCATCTCTTGCATTGACTGTAATTGAAGACGCGCCACTTTTCTTGCCGATGTCTTGATTGGTTTTAAAGCGCATCTGCCACTGCTTATCTTCCTCAACCCAGCGAATACCCAATAATTGCTGCACGGTCAGTCCGTTTTCTTGCGCGGCAATATTCGCTTGCTTGCTTAAATAATTGACACTATTGGCTTTATTAACAACATTAATGGTGATCATTTCAGTGCTAACTGGCGCGCTAGATTTATCTGTTTTATTTGATTTGCCTTTGTTGCCGTCAAGACCGACCACCGCTTGCATCACTGGCTTATAGATCTGCTGCAAATTAAACCCCACACTTGACCATGCAATCACAAACAGCATCAGCCACAACCATAAACCAAACGCATGATGCGCATCATAATTAAGCTTAAAGGTATTGGTTTTGGTGCGGATTTTCCACGCAGGCAGCCAGCGTTTTAATAAAGACGCCCGTTTTTTAGCAGGATATTGGGGCGGTACCTGATTCTTTTTAACCGCTCTTGGAAAGGTCAAATAAAATCCAATAAAACAATTAATCGTCCAAACAAGCGCAATAATACCCAGTACCAGCTTGCCGATATCACCAAGCAATAACTCACGATGCAGCCAGAACACCTTCCACATGGTATTGCGCCATGCCCACTCGTCTTTATCACGTGCCCCAATGATATCCGCAGTATAGGGATTGATATAAACCTCTTGAAATAAAGGCGCAGGTTCTACCTTTACATCGCCTTTATATTTATCAACCGCAAAGACGACGGCGCGGTTAGGCTCGATTGCTACTGGCATGGTCGAAAAACTGTATTCTGGATAGTGGCTAATCACCTTGTCATGCAAGGTGGCGATAGACAATGGCGGTGTCTGCGCTTTCTCAACAACCGCCAAACGCTGATTAAATACCGCGTCCAGCTCATCGTGAAATGCCAATAGTGCGCCCGTTATACCAGCCATGAGTAAAAAAGCGGCCATCACAAGTCCAGTATAACGGTGAATCCATAGGCAAGTTTGGCGTGGGTTAAATGAAATCATTGATTATTATTCTTTGTTAATTTTAGCGTTAGAATTGCACTAAATGCTGATGTGTTAAAGACGCATAAAACGATTTAAAAAAGACATATGGTTTAAAAAAGAGGTTTCGACATAAAAAAGCCAGCTCTTATACAAAGCAGCTGGCTTTTTTAACACTCATTTTTTACGCATGATCAGTATAAATTTAGAACTGATAGGTTAAAGATGCTTTGATATTGCGACCGGGTTCAAAGTCGGTGCGCAAACCATCTGCTTGTTCTGTAAGCGAACGTGACGCATGGCTGGCATAGGTTTCATCAAAGATATTATAAACCCCAACAGTCGCTTTTAAACCATCGACTTGTTTTGGCATATAGCTCATAAAAATATCATGCACATCATAGTTAGACTTTTCAAGCTGGGCAGATTCAGTTTTGGGCGTGATGGCAGCCACATAGGTACTGCGCCAGCCCAGCTCGGTGGTGTCTGTTGGTACGTAGGCCAAGTTCACCATATATTTATCGCCAGAGTCGGCACTGCCACCCGTTACTGATGGGATGCTATAGCCCGTTTTATCACCTTTGCTACGTGCATGGGCATAGCTTAGACCCATGCTAAAACTATCCATTTTATAGTCAGCAGCGAGCTCAACACCCTTAATTTTATAATCTTCATCTTTATTGACCGCGCCTTGGCAAGCGCCACCAAGTTGTCCAGTGGTACAGTCTAAGCCAACGCGAGTACCACCAGAACGGACAAATTCAATAAAGTTTTCGATATCAGTTTCAAAATATTTTCCGCTAAGTTGTAACGCATCACCCGCTACCGTTAGGTCACGCAATGTTTTAACGATACCAATCTCAGCATTTGATCCTTCTTCTGCTTTTAAGTCTTTATTGACGTAGGTTTTGTCGCCATCTGAGTTAAAAATCGCTTGGCTCAAATCAGGACCGTTAAATAACTGCGTATAACTGGCAAACACTTGCGTTAACGGTGCAATCTCATAGCTTGCTGCAAGCGCACCAACGACATTGTCATAAGTTTTGCCACCAGCAACAAATTCAGGCGACTCATAACGGTCGTAGCGTATGCCCGGCGTTAAGGTTAATTTGCCATTTTTCCACTGATCTTCTAGATAAATAGAGGTATTCTTGGCTTCATCGGTGCCCTTTTTAACGAAGTCACGCTCTAGCTCAGATTCTTTTTTATAGTGCTCAACACCGGCGATTAGTTTATGGCTGCCGACATTGGTATCAATAACACTGGTATTTTGAATTTTTGCGCCCGTGGTTTTTACGCCCGCTTCCCAGTTATAACCTGGCTTTGTCGTATAGTCCGTATCGCGTGAAATCTGCGTTTCGGTTTGATAAACATTGGTATCGACATTGACCAAGTTACTGGCAGGATTGTAGCTATAGTCCAGCCCATAAGTATCACGCTTA
The window above is part of the Psychrobacter cryohalolentis K5 genome. Proteins encoded here:
- a CDS encoding siderophore ABC transporter substrate-binding protein; the protein is MSTTSFSSHRATPVFKRPLIAALMTALLTSITVTGCIAPESNDSEPADSNTENKTADKAKNVATNEAVSVTIISVDTIKGSVDLAINPSPLVVYDMTLMQDLAALDVAVDGMPSGLKLNNLHSKTQPDPKKVGTVFEPDLEALNAMQPQAILVGSRMAEKYNALSSIAPTLNMSIDTANIYESSKQRLHDLGALFGKSDQALKLQQDIDGLIDETKTATKDKGNGLVIMVNGNKLSAYGDKSRFGFIHTVLGVPMVDNQIKDADHGQPVSFEYLQKTNPDWLFVIDRSAAIGEESVGAKAVLDNPLVAQTTAWKKNQVVYLSPDSYLAFGGYYQWMQDLTAIKTAFSQAK
- a CDS encoding ABC transporter permease; translated protein: MPLFSNHATNIDNANSDKSISSVPSRWQQKVNGDLNSKSRHAKIAPWLINTASFVIMGMLVLLSLSIGVADFSWSGVFHSLANHSANLDSSLMLVSRLPRTIAIILTGIAMAVAGMIIQVVLKNRFVEPSMVGATQSAALGLLVVSLFFPASALIIKMSVATIAAVFGMMLFMLLIHRIPPTDFLMIPLIGIVFGGIIDAITTFIAYQTETLQMLSVWQFGDFSSVLSGRYELLWLTGVLCIIAYIIADKLTIIGLGDNIALNLGISKRHVTWIGVGMVAMMSAVVVVTVGMIPFIGLVVPNIVSRIMGDKLRRSLPAVALLGASAVLLCDIIGRSIRYPFEIPVATVFGVVGTVVFLWILLRAPAES
- a CDS encoding iron chelate uptake ABC transporter family permease subunit, with the translated sequence MFLPSASSGQTTDATIDSAKSATANLNPLAKFWAKLGLAISQQPKSVAALVLLISAILFLTVNVHGHWDFALPLRGKKLLALMVVGYAIGVSTLLFQTLTHNPILTPSLLGFDSLYVLLQSLLVFFLGAISFTSLHPMAKFSLEIVLMFGASLLLFKLLFSKSSQDLTRLILVGVIFGVLFRSLSALIARLINPDDFVVVQSASYAQFNTVNPQLLVISLFICVVSALFIWRWRYQCDVLMLGKAQATNLGINYQRLAFGLLTVIAVLVATATALVGPVTFFGLLVCALTNRLARHMYHSERLILVSLVAMICLVIGQTLFEQVLGMAGVLSVVIELAGGLVFLALIFMSQRRSN
- a CDS encoding ATP-binding cassette domain-containing protein, producing MIKITGVSHHIGKQQILHDINLLLPPSQVIALIGPNGAGKSTLFSVMARLQSLQSGQVSFAVDNEERDIVQCDARTLATTVAMLSQDNQVQGRLRVHELLMFGRYPYHQGRPTASDQKQVAEIIERFELEPLAERFLSALSGGQRQRVLIAMIVCQDTPYLLLDEPLNNLDMYHSGRLMRELRELSHSQQKTVVIVLHDINQAAQFADTVVTMKDGQVQAIGCPVDVITQQTMKDLYNVDVTVLNHQGRPVIVDAA
- a CDS encoding PepSY-associated TM helix domain-containing protein gives rise to the protein MISFNPRQTCLWIHRYTGLVMAAFLLMAGITGALLAFHDELDAVFNQRLAVVEKAQTPPLSIATLHDKVISHYPEYSFSTMPVAIEPNRAVVFAVDKYKGDVKVEPAPLFQEVYINPYTADIIGARDKDEWAWRNTMWKVFWLHRELLLGDIGKLVLGIIALVWTINCFIGFYLTFPRAVKKNQVPPQYPAKKRASLLKRWLPAWKIRTKTNTFKLNYDAHHAFGLWLWLMLFVIAWSSVGFNLQQIYKPVMQAVVGLDGNKGKSNKTDKSSAPVSTEMITINVVNKANSVNYLSKQANIAAQENGLTVQQLLGIRWVEEDKQWQMRFKTNQDIGKKSGASSITVNARDGSVEKINFAYQNASFGHKADQWLSTLHMGHISHGVGHLAYQIFLALIGLAVAVLSGTGVYLWWKGRQQRLKSLRKLR
- a CDS encoding TonB-dependent receptor domain-containing protein gives rise to the protein MREVKLSRFSSRLTVLSMGVAAVLGAQAASATTSADMPSTTLQTITVTANSSVRESVQEGGVDVEGYTPAAQASHLSDFLNVVPGVTVGGTSAVNQRIRVRGLDDTNLKVTIDGARQEGTLFYHMGDVTIDPDLLKQAEVSVGNNSVTLGNDALGGAVAFKTVDAADLLKPGQKIGAKLHAGYASNNDELLTSATVFAAPTDNIDLLAYYGQRNANAGEDGEGRKIQTEDSKGENILLKAGAYIANDHHVGASFSRTENEGMFPLRPDFPASPGVGSWNEILPQKVKRDTYGLDYSYNPASNLVNVDTNVYQTETQISRDTDYTTKPGYNWEAGVKTTGAKIQNTSVIDTNVGSHKLIAGVEHYKKESELERDFVKKGTDEAKNTSIYLEDQWKNGKLTLTPGIRYDRYESPEFVAGGKTYDNVVGALAASYEIAPLTQVFASYTQLFNGPDLSQAIFNSDGDKTYVNKDLKAEEGSNAEIGIVKTLRDLTVAGDALQLSGKYFETDIENFIEFVRSGGTRVGLDCTTGQLGGACQGAVNKDEDYKIKGVELAADYKMDSFSMGLSYAHARSKGDKTGYSIPSVTGGSADSGDKYMVNLAYVPTDTTELGWRSTYVAAITPKTESAQLEKSNYDVHDIFMSYMPKQVDGLKATVGVYNIFDETYASHASRSLTEQADGLRTDFEPGRNIKASLTYQF